The genomic DNA CGTCAGAATTATCCTTTAACGGAAGAAGCCCAAAATGACCCGATTCTTAATCCCGGCAACGGTTGGGTAAGCCGTCTGGCTCATGAACCACGAGTTGCTTTGCGGGTGCTTGAGGATATGCTTGCTCCCTATTTGAATACGGGGCGTGTTCGCGTATATTACCACACCGTGCCCATAGCCGCTCAAACGGATGGGGACTGCATTTCTTCCGTAACTGTTCGTACCTTGGAAAGCCTTGATGATGGTTGTGGGGTTATGATGCTGCACGGAACGTTTTATCTGGATGCCACTGAGTGCGGGGATCTTCTTCCGATGGCGGGGGTAGAGCATACGAGTGGAGCAGAGTCGAGGGATGATACAGGTGAGCCTCATGCTTTGGAGCGTGCTGACCCTATGGATATGCAGTCTATCACACATGTGGCAGCCGTGGATTACATTCCTCAAGGAAGCTTCATTATAGAACAGCCGCAACAATATGATTTTTGGAGAAATTATATTCCTTCCTTTTCCCGTTTCCCGATTTTGAGCTGGTTTGCTACGGATGCGGATGATACCAGCAAACTAAAACAGTTCACTTTGTTTCCTAACGATCAGGGCATTGTATCTCTGTGGGATTACCGTCGCATTGTGGACCCTTCTATATGGAGCAAACCATTAAATGATGGAGAGGTAACTCTTTTAAACTGGGCGCAAAATGATTATTACCTCGGTCCGTTGATTGGTGTCACCACTCAGGAGCAGCAAAGACATAAAGAAGGTGCCCGTGAATTGACCCGTTCTTTAATCTATTGGCTCCAGACCGAAGCACCCCGGTTAGATGGAGGGTTCGGTTACCCGGGTGTTCGGCCCCGTGGAGATTTCCTTGGTACCTCAGATGGTCTGGCTAAAACCGCCTATATTCGAGAATCACGCCGAATTCAAGCCAAGTATACGATATCGGAATTCGATGTAAGTCGTGAGCTTCGGGGGACGGATGGGCCAAAACGATATGCGGACAGCGTAGGTATAGGCAGCTATCATTTGGACCTCCATCCGACCACTGTATCTCAGCGGACATTTTACATTCCCAATTACCCTTATGAAATTCCGTTAGGCTCCCTTATTCCGGTGAGAGTGCGTAACCTGCTTCCCGCCTGTAAAAATATAGGGATGACTCAAATCGCAAATGGCTGCTATCGGCTGCACCCCACGGAGTGGAATATAGGTGAATCAGCGGGTAGTTTGGCGGCTTACTGTGTGTCCAACGGAGTATTCCCGATAGAAGTCAGCGAATCGGCAGAGCATCTGGGGCGTTTTCAAAGCAGGCTG from Paenibacillus sp. FSL R10-2782 includes the following:
- a CDS encoding FAD-dependent oxidoreductase is translated as MTQNRIDTDIVVIGGGLGGTSAALSAAKAGMRVIVTEETDWLGGQLTSQAVPPDEHRWIEQFGCTATYREFRNRVRDYYRQNYPLTEEAQNDPILNPGNGWVSRLAHEPRVALRVLEDMLAPYLNTGRVRVYYHTVPIAAQTDGDCISSVTVRTLESLDDGCGVMMLHGTFYLDATECGDLLPMAGVEHTSGAESRDDTGEPHALERADPMDMQSITHVAAVDYIPQGSFIIEQPQQYDFWRNYIPSFSRFPILSWFATDADDTSKLKQFTLFPNDQGIVSLWDYRRIVDPSIWSKPLNDGEVTLLNWAQNDYYLGPLIGVTTQEQQRHKEGARELTRSLIYWLQTEAPRLDGGFGYPGVRPRGDFLGTSDGLAKTAYIRESRRIQAKYTISEFDVSRELRGTDGPKRYADSVGIGSYHLDLHPTTVSQRTFYIPNYPYEIPLGSLIPVRVRNLLPACKNIGMTQIANGCYRLHPTEWNIGESAGSLAAYCVSNGVFPIEVSESAEHLGRFQSRLLRQGVELHWPAEVFEPEGVTS